A stretch of the Arachis stenosperma cultivar V10309 chromosome 6, arast.V10309.gnm1.PFL2, whole genome shotgun sequence genome encodes the following:
- the LOC130934249 gene encoding uncharacterized protein LOC130934249: protein MFASLHVNIPFIETLQQMPSYIKCMKELLTKKNSLKGGQTIVMNKECSALIQKDLPTKRKDPGSFHIPCAIGDTMIERGLCDLGASINLMPLSLMKKLQINEIRPTDVILQLADKTQKQAIGVVKNVLVKVGNYFLPADFVVLEMEESYLHPIILGRPFLATTRALIDIEQGELILKIHDEQLTFHVFRPSQEAEQENSELKDNHNKTPLEETSNET from the coding sequence ATGTTTGCATCTCTTCATGTAAACATACCATTCATCGAGACTCTCCAACAGATGCCTTCATATATCAAATGCATGAAAGAGTTATTGACTAAGAAGAATTCACTGAAAGGTGGACAAACAATAGtgatgaacaaagaatgcagtgccctCATCCAAAAGGATTTGCCTACAAAGAGGAAGgacccagggagctttcacATCCCTTGTGCCATAGGAGACACAATGATTGAAAGGGGgctttgtgacctgggagctAGCATTAACTTAATGCCCTTATCCCTCATGAAGAAGCTACAGATTAATGAGATAAGACCCACAGATGTGATCCtacaactggctgacaagaCTCAAAAACAAGCAATAGGAGTGGTCAAAAACGTGCTGGTAAAGGTTGGAAACTACTTTCTTCCCGCAGACTTCGTTGTCcttgaaatggaagaaagctaccTCCACCCAATTATTCTAGGGAGGCCATTTCTGGCCACAACTAGAGCACTCATAGATATTGAGCAAGGAGAGTTAATACTGAAGATACATGATGAACAACTCACCTTCCATGTCTTCAGACCCTCACAAGAAGCAGAGCAAGAAAATAGTGAACTAAAGGATAATCATAACAAGACACCTCTAGAAGAAACAAGCAATGAAACATAA